The following proteins come from a genomic window of Pararhodobacter sp.:
- a CDS encoding alpha/beta fold hydrolase, with amino-acid sequence MDKLTHANTDTDLERARLIGSIYETVLNPEHFDVFMHDWSSYVDQAARRLGELQVGAGNAGRLVNDPIVEAHFQRAFSLFERMGRGEDSPDPGFEGRVPLVRLGRRGVITDLTAEAEALFGAAPSLASIYDALDRDSATRLSAFLTTFERAPASGRFVVLSLAPTADTMPLDMPGGGLIAAVTCRASGGDGFVAELRPLAIGWSTGLAGVLSDSFNLTPREVELVHELSQGGDLAAIAERVDRSLNTLRAQLKSVFAKTRTGSQSELMRLVAVLVLHGPTTEAPVDPGLSTTREHRIDLGNGQFLPIHTLGPEDGLPVIFLHGMLEGLGVLQRIGSALEAENLRLVAPVRRNYGQSIHDPRIKEAPEIFAHDLAVILQKLGIEQCVVVGHMAGGIYAFAAAAHLPDKVVGVFNVSGCVPIKTIEQFSSMTPRQRAVAYTARFAPALLPAVLRAGIARIDSTDVKRFMVPLYPEGTRDRATVENPRIAAALIDGYRFTVAQGIVAFQVDSWHVTRNWGDLVAGCTCPVSLIHGQLDPVVTIGSVRDFARSNPRVTLNEIPREGQLVFHARPDMVIKCLARFARTCLNVAPP; translated from the coding sequence ATGGACAAGTTGACCCACGCAAACACCGACACTGATCTCGAACGGGCGCGCCTGATCGGCAGCATTTATGAAACCGTGCTGAACCCTGAGCATTTCGACGTTTTCATGCATGACTGGTCCAGCTATGTGGATCAAGCGGCGCGTCGGTTGGGCGAATTGCAGGTCGGCGCGGGCAATGCCGGGCGCTTGGTGAATGATCCGATTGTCGAGGCTCATTTCCAGCGCGCCTTCTCGTTGTTCGAACGCATGGGCCGCGGCGAAGACTCCCCGGATCCCGGATTCGAGGGGCGGGTGCCGCTTGTGCGGTTGGGGCGTCGCGGGGTGATCACCGACCTGACCGCCGAGGCCGAGGCCCTGTTTGGTGCTGCCCCCAGCCTGGCGTCGATCTACGACGCGCTGGATCGTGATAGCGCGACGCGGCTGTCGGCCTTCCTGACAACCTTCGAGCGCGCGCCTGCCTCGGGCCGGTTCGTTGTGTTGTCTCTGGCGCCGACCGCCGACACGATGCCGCTTGACATGCCGGGGGGCGGGCTGATTGCGGCGGTAACCTGCCGTGCGTCAGGGGGCGACGGGTTTGTCGCGGAACTGCGACCCTTGGCGATTGGCTGGTCAACCGGCCTCGCCGGGGTTTTGTCGGATTCGTTCAACCTCACCCCGCGCGAGGTTGAACTGGTGCATGAACTCTCGCAGGGCGGTGATCTGGCGGCCATTGCCGAACGGGTTGATCGGTCTCTCAACACCTTGCGGGCGCAGTTGAAATCGGTGTTTGCGAAAACCAGAACCGGGTCTCAGTCCGAGTTGATGCGCTTGGTGGCGGTGCTGGTGCTGCATGGCCCGACCACCGAGGCACCCGTTGATCCGGGTCTCAGCACCACGCGCGAACACCGGATCGACCTTGGCAATGGTCAATTCTTGCCGATACACACCCTTGGCCCCGAGGACGGGCTGCCGGTGATCTTCCTCCACGGTATGCTCGAAGGTCTGGGCGTGTTGCAACGGATCGGATCGGCGCTGGAGGCCGAAAATCTGCGGCTGGTTGCCCCGGTGCGCCGCAACTATGGCCAGTCGATCCATGACCCTCGGATCAAGGAAGCGCCTGAAATCTTTGCCCATGATCTTGCGGTCATCCTGCAAAAGCTGGGCATTGAACAATGTGTCGTTGTCGGGCACATGGCCGGCGGCATCTACGCCTTTGCCGCGGCCGCCCATTTGCCAGACAAGGTTGTCGGGGTGTTCAACGTTTCCGGCTGCGTCCCGATCAAAACCATCGAGCAATTCTCCTCCATGACACCGCGCCAACGCGCGGTTGCCTATACCGCCCGTTTTGCGCCCGCACTGTTGCCGGCCGTCTTGCGCGCCGGAATTGCCCGCATCGACAGCACCGATGTCAAACGCTTCATGGTGCCGCTTTATCCCGAGGGAACACGCGACCGCGCCACCGTCGAGAACCCCAGGATCGCGGCCGCCCTGATCGATGGCTACCGGTTCACCGTGGCACAAGGCATCGTCGCGTTTCAGGTTGATTCATGGCACGTCACCCGCAATTGGGGCGATCTGGTCGCCGGCTGCACCTGCCCGGTGTCCCTGATCCATGGACAGTTGGACCCGGTCGTGACGATTGGCAGCGTGCGCGACTTTGCACGGTCGAACCCTCGTGTCACCCTGAACGAGATCCCGCGTGAGGGGCAGTTGGTGTTCCACGCGCGTCCCGACATGGTGATCAAATGTCTCGCCAGGTTCGCGCGCACCTGCCTGAACGTTGCGCCGCCTTAG
- a CDS encoding endonuclease/exonuclease/phosphatase family protein — protein MPHRAKLTVGSYNIHKGVGSDYRRDPRRTISVIRELAADIVALQEVDRRFGDRRGVLDLQALNDATGLSPIPLSDRLAELAHGWHGNLILFRNAQFESAHVISLPGLEPRGAIVANLTYRGHRLRVIAAHLGLLKGSRKTQSQRLAEEIGDDSATVMMGDLNEWRQGEGCSLTALKAGLKAEENAQTVPSFPARRPTLSLDRIIGCTAAQITNLRPHDTPLSRLASDHLPIRADIRLGS, from the coding sequence ATGCCCCACCGCGCCAAGCTCACAGTCGGCTCCTATAATATCCACAAGGGCGTTGGCAGCGATTACCGGCGCGATCCACGCCGAACGATTTCGGTGATCCGTGAGTTGGCTGCTGATATCGTCGCCCTGCAAGAGGTCGACCGGCGTTTTGGCGATCGGCGCGGCGTGTTGGACCTGCAGGCGTTGAATGACGCAACCGGCCTCTCACCGATCCCGCTGTCCGACCGTTTGGCCGAGCTGGCGCATGGCTGGCACGGCAATCTGATCCTGTTTCGCAACGCCCAGTTTGAAAGCGCGCATGTCATCTCCCTGCCGGGTCTGGAACCGCGTGGCGCGATTGTCGCCAATCTGACCTATCGCGGGCACCGGTTGCGGGTGATTGCCGCGCATCTCGGGTTGCTGAAGGGCTCGCGCAAAACCCAGTCACAGCGGTTGGCCGAGGAAATCGGTGACGACAGCGCAACGGTGATGATGGGGGATCTGAACGAATGGCGGCAAGGGGAAGGATGCTCGCTGACGGCGCTCAAAGCCGGGCTCAAGGCCGAAGAGAACGCCCAGACCGTGCCCAGCTTTCCCGCCCGGCGCCCCACCTTGTCGCTGGATCGCATCATCGGCTGCACGGCGGCGCAGATCACGAACCTTCGACCTCACGACACACCGCTGTCACGCCTTGCCTCTGATCACTTGCCGATCCGAGCGGACATCAGGCTCGGATCATGA
- a CDS encoding phospholipase D family protein — protein sequence MMAWLLWGLLGLIVVPVILGAVIWSTGRYVWRKEGTPSYIIPPGQGTALDDLLAPIEAQHPGKTGVTLVDDPAEALGLRLAMAQLAGRSLDLLYYIWHDDLSGRLLAKAVLEAADRGVRVRMLLDDVNALNRDPVYRALDRHPRIDVRLFNPIRNRDRGFRRGLEILLSILPYNRRMHGKLWITDGRLALTGGRNIGDEYFGLLEGPGHDFDDLDTLLSGRIVRDAEAHFDDFWNSGLALPIGTLWPGKRKRLRRFRTRLVRFLNKPLSRKRLSGAVRHTAEDAAAALRLPDLHWVSQITFLGDPPEKTLAKERDGWLPAALLPLLQNAQHSVRIMTPYLVPGRQGAAQLLALTGAGVRVEIITNGLAQSDNVLVHGAYRWYRTRLLTGGIKIFEVASRTAPRHMLHSKAFLVDDKAGFVGSFNFDMRSAFINTELGVMFDDPHLVAELGALFDTSITPENAYRVAMQGRLPAWSRGDGPVTHLEPDTNMAKRVISFTVGHLPIHRFL from the coding sequence ATGATGGCGTGGCTCCTGTGGGGCTTGCTGGGGCTGATCGTGGTTCCGGTGATCTTGGGGGCGGTGATCTGGTCGACAGGGCGCTATGTCTGGCGCAAGGAAGGCACGCCTTCCTACATTATCCCGCCGGGGCAGGGCACCGCGCTCGATGACCTGCTGGCGCCCATCGAGGCGCAGCACCCCGGGAAAACCGGTGTTACGCTGGTCGATGACCCCGCCGAGGCGCTTGGTCTGCGGTTGGCGATGGCGCAATTGGCCGGGCGCAGCCTCGATCTGCTGTATTACATCTGGCACGATGACCTCAGCGGGCGGCTCTTGGCAAAGGCCGTGCTCGAGGCCGCCGACCGGGGGGTGCGCGTGCGGATGCTGTTGGATGACGTGAACGCCCTCAATCGAGACCCGGTCTATCGCGCGCTGGATCGACACCCCAGAATCGATGTGCGCCTGTTCAACCCGATCCGCAACCGGGACCGCGGGTTTCGGCGGGGACTCGAGATCTTGCTCAGCATCCTGCCCTATAATCGGCGTATGCATGGCAAGCTCTGGATCACCGACGGGCGGCTGGCCCTGACCGGCGGGCGCAACATCGGCGATGAGTATTTCGGCCTGCTGGAGGGGCCGGGGCATGATTTTGACGACCTCGACACGTTGCTGTCCGGCCGTATCGTGCGAGACGCCGAAGCCCATTTCGACGACTTCTGGAATTCCGGCCTCGCCTTGCCCATCGGCACGCTATGGCCCGGAAAACGCAAACGTCTGCGCCGGTTTCGCACGCGCCTGGTCCGATTTCTGAACAAGCCGCTGTCGAGGAAGCGCCTGTCCGGTGCGGTGCGGCACACCGCCGAAGATGCCGCCGCCGCGCTGCGTCTCCCGGATCTGCATTGGGTGAGCCAGATCACCTTTCTCGGCGACCCCCCGGAAAAGACCTTGGCCAAAGAGCGCGACGGCTGGTTGCCCGCGGCCCTGCTGCCCTTGTTGCAAAATGCCCAGCACAGCGTGCGGATCATGACGCCCTATCTCGTGCCCGGTCGACAAGGTGCGGCGCAGCTTCTGGCCCTGACCGGCGCGGGGGTTCGCGTCGAGATCATCACCAATGGCCTGGCCCAGTCGGACAATGTTCTGGTGCATGGCGCCTATCGCTGGTATCGGACCCGGCTCCTGACGGGGGGCATCAAGATCTTCGAGGTCGCCTCCCGGACCGCACCGCGCCACATGCTGCACAGCAAGGCGTTCCTGGTCGATGACAAGGCCGGCTTTGTCGGCTCGTTCAATTTTGACATGCGCTCGGCGTTCATCAACACCGAATTGGGCGTGATGTTTGACGATCCCCATCTGGTCGCCGAACTGGGCGCTTTGTTTGACACCAGCATCACGCCGGAAAACGCCTATCGGGTGGCGATGCAAGGGCGCTTGCCGGCCTGGTCCCGGGGCGACGGTCCGGTGACACATCTTGAGCCCGATACCAATATGGCCAAGCGGGTGATTTCCTTCACCGTCGGACACCTGCCAATCCATCGGTTTCTCTGA
- the aat gene encoding leucyl/phenylalanyl-tRNA--protein transferase, with translation MRLTPDLIVKAYAGGVFPMAETAQSDQIHWFEPRHRGVMPLDGFHVARSLVRTRRRGGYRFSCDQAFSTVIAACADREDTWINAEIAAVFKALHVLGLAHSVEVWSPDGAFAGGVYGLALGGAFFAESMVSRVTDGSKMALAELVARLKAGGFRLMDTQYVTPHLASLGGVEISRAAYRQQLAAALAVVPDTTRAFGPAPQDDGAVWR, from the coding sequence ATGCGGTTGACGCCTGATCTGATTGTCAAAGCCTATGCGGGCGGCGTGTTCCCGATGGCGGAAACCGCGCAGAGCGATCAGATCCATTGGTTCGAGCCGCGCCATCGAGGCGTGATGCCGTTGGACGGATTTCATGTCGCGCGCTCGCTCGTGCGGACCCGGCGGCGCGGGGGGTATCGGTTCAGTTGCGACCAGGCCTTTTCGACGGTCATTGCGGCTTGCGCCGACCGGGAAGACACCTGGATCAACGCGGAAATTGCCGCGGTTTTCAAGGCGCTGCATGTCTTGGGGCTTGCGCATTCGGTCGAGGTCTGGTCCCCGGATGGCGCCTTTGCGGGCGGCGTTTACGGCTTGGCGCTTGGTGGCGCGTTTTTCGCCGAGAGCATGGTGTCGCGGGTCACCGATGGATCCAAGATGGCACTGGCCGAGCTGGTGGCGCGGCTCAAGGCGGGCGGGTTTCGCCTGATGGACACGCAATATGTGACGCCGCATCTGGCCAGTCTTGGCGGGGTGGAGATTTCGCGCGCGGCCTATCGTCAGCAGTTGGCAGCGGCTTTGGCGGTGGTGCCCGACACCACGCGCGCGTTTGGTCCGGCACCGCAGGACGACGGCGCGGTCTGGCGCTGA
- the accC gene encoding acetyl-CoA carboxylase biotin carboxylase subunit, which produces MFEKILIANRGEIALRVIRACREMGIRSVAVHSTADSDAMHVRMADEAICIGPASSTDSYLSMPAIISACEITGAQAIHPGYGFLSENAAFVQMLEDHDLTFIGPSAEHIRMMGDKITAKVTAKELGIPVVPGSEGGVPDFETAKSVAEGMGYPVIIKATAGGGGRGMKVAKSAAELENAFRTARSESKAAFGNDEVYIEKYLQKPRHIEVQVFGDGKGNAVHLGERDCSLQRRHQKVFEEAPGPSITPEMRAHIGGICANAIAKMGYSGAGTIEFLFEDGEFYFIEMNTRLQVEHPVTEAIFGVDLVREQIRVAQGMPLSFTQDELQVNGHAIEVRINAEKLPNFTPCPGKVNTFHAPGGLGVRMDSALYGGYKIPPYYDSLIGKLIVHGRDRPEALARLRRALGELIIDGIDTTLPLFFELLDDPDVQSGNYNIHWLEKFLAEKLG; this is translated from the coding sequence ATGTTCGAAAAGATCCTCATTGCCAACCGTGGCGAGATTGCCCTCAGGGTGATCCGCGCCTGTCGTGAAATGGGCATCCGCTCGGTCGCGGTGCACTCCACCGCCGACAGTGATGCGATGCATGTGCGCATGGCCGACGAAGCCATCTGCATTGGCCCGGCCTCGTCCACCGACAGCTATCTGTCGATGCCGGCGATCATCTCGGCCTGCGAGATCACCGGGGCGCAGGCGATCCATCCGGGCTATGGATTCCTGTCGGAAAACGCGGCTTTCGTGCAGATGCTCGAGGATCACGACCTGACCTTCATCGGACCCAGCGCGGAACATATCCGCATGATGGGCGACAAGATCACCGCCAAAGTGACGGCGAAAGAACTGGGCATTCCGGTTGTGCCGGGCTCTGAAGGTGGCGTGCCGGACTTCGAGACGGCAAAGTCCGTCGCCGAGGGTATGGGCTATCCGGTCATCATCAAGGCCACGGCGGGCGGCGGCGGGCGCGGCATGAAGGTTGCGAAATCCGCAGCCGAGCTGGAAAACGCCTTTCGCACGGCGCGTTCGGAATCCAAGGCCGCGTTCGGCAATGACGAAGTCTATATCGAGAAATATCTGCAGAAACCGCGCCATATCGAGGTGCAGGTGTTCGGCGACGGCAAGGGCAACGCGGTGCATCTGGGCGAGCGGGATTGTTCGCTGCAACGGCGTCACCAAAAGGTGTTCGAGGAGGCCCCCGGCCCCAGCATCACGCCTGAAATGCGCGCCCATATCGGCGGCATCTGTGCCAATGCGATTGCCAAGATGGGCTATTCGGGTGCCGGCACCATCGAGTTCCTGTTCGAGGATGGCGAGTTCTATTTCATCGAGATGAACACCCGTTTGCAGGTCGAGCACCCGGTCACCGAGGCGATTTTTGGCGTCGATCTGGTGCGCGAGCAGATCCGCGTGGCGCAGGGAATGCCACTGTCGTTCACGCAGGACGAATTGCAGGTCAACGGTCACGCCATCGAGGTGCGGATCAACGCCGAAAAGCTGCCGAATTTCACGCCCTGCCCCGGCAAGGTCAACACGTTCCACGCCCCCGGCGGGCTGGGTGTGCGGATGGATTCGGCGTTGTATGGCGGCTACAAGATCCCGCCCTATTACGACAGCCTGATCGGCAAGCTGATCGTGCATGGACGCGACCGGCCCGAGGCTTTGGCGCGGCTGCGCCGGGCGTTGGGCGAGTTGATCATTGACGGGATCGACACGACCTTGCCACTGTTTTTCGAGCTTCTCGACGATCCGGATGTGCAGTCGGGCAATTACAACATCCATTGGCTCGAAAAATTCCTGGCCGAGAAGCTGGGCTGA
- the accB gene encoding acetyl-CoA carboxylase biotin carboxyl carrier protein, which produces MSKDHTTADVAFIQALAELLNSNDLTEISVKREYGENDALNVKVSKQTQMVAAPAAAPQAAPVAPQASAPVTAAPALISADPAEHPGAVASPMVGTAYLSPEPGAAPFVAIGQAVTAGQTVLIIEAMKTMNQIPAPASGTIKRILVADGTPVEYGAPLMIIE; this is translated from the coding sequence ATGAGCAAAGATCATACCACGGCGGATGTTGCCTTCATTCAGGCCTTGGCCGAGCTTCTCAACAGCAATGATCTGACCGAGATTTCGGTGAAACGCGAATACGGCGAAAACGACGCGCTGAACGTCAAGGTTTCCAAGCAAACCCAAATGGTTGCCGCGCCGGCGGCGGCCCCGCAGGCGGCCCCTGTGGCCCCACAGGCCAGCGCCCCGGTCACCGCCGCCCCGGCCCTGATCAGCGCGGACCCCGCCGAGCATCCCGGTGCCGTGGCCTCGCCGATGGTTGGCACCGCCTATCTGTCACCCGAACCCGGTGCCGCACCCTTTGTCGCCATTGGCCAGGCGGTGACCGCCGGGCAGACCGTGCTGATCATCGAGGCGATGAAAACCATGAACCAGATCCCGGCACCCGCCTCGGGCACCATCAAGCGCATTCTTGTCGCCGACGGCACCCCCGTCGAATACGGCGCGCCCCTGATGATCATCGAATAA
- a CDS encoding helix-turn-helix domain-containing protein, with protein MVRSALSGTRIRALRTARRLGQADLARMAGISPSYLNLIEHNRRRARPQVLEAIAGALQIPLESLDEHSGDAQIDALRAAATRASQGFEPELDRAEEFLGRFPGWAALVTQIHAHTEGQDRVIERLSDRMAHDPNLSTSLHEIVSAVTSVQSTAAILAESEDLEPEWRARFHANIHADSVRLAHAAEALVAFLDTSSEETGLAAPQEEMESWLARQEFHIDALEQTAAADWARLCAGQVELASASSRELAEAWLKTAHADAQALPLDRLAPVLVAMFSGGKDFAPEGLAREFGVGLAQVFRRLAILPVLQGVPRFGLAVCDGSGTLVFRRPVEGFALPRFGGACPLWPLYQAMVQPDRPIRAVIEFAGRPTMRFVAHAICSARDPMRYDPPFVWESSMLITPATGGDAGVREIRNRAAGGWKQLPHLPANRLPGATRALDRDRLTGLRSGFCFSSEPLTHL; from the coding sequence ATGGTCCGATCCGCGCTCTCGGGGACGCGAATCCGCGCTTTGCGCACAGCGCGACGGCTGGGTCAGGCCGATCTTGCGCGTATGGCCGGGATTTCGCCGTCCTATCTCAACCTGATCGAGCACAATCGCCGTCGGGCGCGCCCGCAGGTGCTCGAGGCGATCGCGGGGGCATTGCAGATCCCGCTGGAGAGTCTCGATGAGCACAGCGGCGACGCGCAGATCGACGCGCTGCGGGCCGCCGCCACGCGTGCCAGTCAGGGTTTCGAGCCGGAACTGGACCGCGCCGAAGAATTCCTGGGGCGGTTCCCCGGTTGGGCGGCGTTGGTGACGCAAATCCACGCCCATACCGAGGGCCAGGATCGCGTCATCGAGCGTCTGTCTGATCGCATGGCGCATGACCCCAATCTGTCGACGTCACTGCACGAGATCGTCTCGGCGGTCACCTCGGTGCAATCCACCGCCGCCATTCTGGCCGAATCCGAGGATCTGGAGCCCGAGTGGCGCGCCCGGTTTCATGCCAATATCCACGCGGATTCCGTGCGCCTGGCTCATGCCGCCGAGGCATTGGTCGCCTTTCTCGATACTTCCAGCGAGGAAACCGGCCTTGCTGCGCCGCAAGAAGAGATGGAAAGCTGGCTGGCGCGGCAGGAATTCCACATTGACGCGCTGGAACAGACCGCCGCCGCCGATTGGGCGCGTCTCTGCGCCGGACAGGTCGAACTTGCCTCGGCCTCGTCGCGGGAACTGGCCGAGGCGTGGCTCAAGACGGCCCATGCCGATGCGCAGGCGTTGCCGCTCGACCGTTTGGCGCCTGTGCTGGTGGCAATGTTCAGCGGCGGCAAGGACTTTGCGCCCGAGGGGCTGGCGCGCGAATTCGGCGTTGGTCTGGCGCAGGTGTTCCGCAGGCTGGCAATCTTGCCGGTTTTGCAAGGCGTGCCCCGGTTCGGGCTTGCGGTCTGCGACGGCTCGGGAACCCTGGTGTTTCGCCGCCCCGTCGAGGGCTTCGCGTTGCCCCGGTTCGGTGGGGCCTGTCCGCTCTGGCCGCTCTATCAGGCGATGGTGCAACCCGACCGGCCCATACGCGCGGTGATCGAATTCGCCGGGCGCCCCACCATGCGCTTCGTGGCCCACGCCATTTGCTCGGCGCGTGATCCGATGCGCTACGATCCGCCTTTTGTCTGGGAATCGAGCATGTTGATCACCCCGGCCACTGGCGGTGATGCCGGCGTCCGAGAAATCCGGAACCGCGCCG